The following are encoded in a window of Miltoncostaea marina genomic DNA:
- a CDS encoding heavy metal translocating P-type ATPase, protein MFRRRFWWSLLLSIPVVFTSHMVMDWFGYEWDFAGIDLIGPVLGSVIFWWGGWPFLEGGWREAKERQPGMMLLIAMAISVAYIASMATSLDLFDLDFWWELALLVTIMLLGHWQEMKALGQAQDALAALAAMLPDEAERIGPDGEVETVALDQLRVGDVVLVRSGARVPADGEIVDGAAELDESMITGESKPVAKAAGDRVVAGTVSTDSAIRVRVEAIGEETTLAGIQRLVAQAQESKSRAQVLADRAAALLFYVAMAAAVIAAVVWLAVGDADDAVVRVVTVLVISCPHALGLAIPLTTSISSARAASNGILVKDRLALEQSRTVDAILFDKTGTLTKGEHLVVGVAGAGIDEDEVLRLAGGVESDSEHPLARAIVDAARERGPVAAAAEFRSITGRGVEADIDGVPYAVGGPALLRERSLDEPAELDAWSQGWKDRGAAVLYLVRGRDIIGGLALEDEVRPEARAAVAELQAMGRRVVMITGDARQVADAVGADLGLDEVFAEVLPEDKAAKVAELQARGLSVAMVGDGVNDAPALASADVGIAIGAGTDVAIESAGLILGSSDPRAVVSAIRLSAAAYRKSLQNLWWAAGYNIVAIPIAAGALEWAGVSMPPAVAAILMSVSTIVVALNAQLLRRVDLRPAPIEDAPPARPEPVPAT, encoded by the coding sequence ATGTTCCGTCGCAGGTTCTGGTGGAGCCTGCTGCTCAGCATCCCGGTCGTCTTCACCAGCCACATGGTCATGGACTGGTTCGGCTACGAGTGGGACTTCGCCGGCATCGACCTGATCGGCCCGGTGCTCGGCTCGGTGATCTTCTGGTGGGGCGGCTGGCCCTTCCTCGAGGGCGGCTGGCGCGAGGCCAAGGAGCGCCAGCCAGGGATGATGCTGCTGATCGCCATGGCGATCAGCGTCGCGTACATCGCCTCCATGGCCACCTCGCTGGACCTGTTCGACCTCGACTTCTGGTGGGAGCTGGCCCTGCTGGTCACGATCATGCTGCTGGGGCACTGGCAGGAGATGAAGGCGCTCGGCCAGGCCCAGGACGCGCTCGCCGCGCTCGCCGCCATGCTGCCCGACGAGGCCGAGCGGATCGGCCCGGACGGCGAGGTAGAGACCGTCGCCCTCGACCAGCTCCGCGTCGGCGACGTCGTCCTGGTGCGCAGCGGAGCCCGCGTGCCCGCCGACGGCGAAATCGTCGACGGCGCCGCGGAGCTCGACGAGTCGATGATCACCGGCGAGTCCAAGCCGGTCGCCAAGGCGGCCGGCGACCGGGTGGTCGCCGGGACGGTCTCGACCGATTCGGCGATCCGCGTGCGCGTCGAGGCGATCGGCGAGGAAACCACGCTCGCCGGCATCCAGCGGCTGGTGGCGCAGGCCCAGGAGTCCAAGTCCCGCGCCCAGGTGCTGGCCGACCGCGCCGCCGCGCTGCTGTTCTACGTCGCCATGGCCGCCGCGGTGATCGCCGCCGTCGTGTGGCTGGCGGTCGGCGACGCCGACGACGCGGTCGTGCGGGTGGTCACCGTGCTCGTGATCTCGTGCCCCCACGCGCTCGGCCTGGCGATCCCGTTGACGACCTCGATCTCCTCGGCGCGCGCGGCGAGCAACGGCATCCTGGTGAAGGACCGCCTCGCGCTCGAGCAGAGCCGCACGGTGGACGCCATCCTGTTCGACAAGACCGGAACCCTGACGAAGGGCGAGCACCTCGTCGTCGGCGTCGCCGGCGCCGGCATCGATGAGGACGAGGTGCTGCGCCTGGCGGGCGGTGTCGAGTCCGACAGCGAGCACCCGCTCGCCCGCGCGATCGTCGACGCCGCTCGCGAGCGCGGCCCGGTAGCGGCGGCCGCGGAGTTCCGCTCGATCACCGGCCGCGGGGTCGAGGCCGACATCGACGGCGTCCCGTATGCCGTGGGTGGGCCCGCCCTGCTGCGCGAGCGCTCCCTGGACGAACCGGCGGAGCTCGACGCGTGGTCGCAGGGCTGGAAGGACCGGGGGGCGGCGGTGCTGTACCTCGTGCGCGGCCGCGACATCATCGGGGGGCTCGCGCTCGAGGACGAGGTCCGCCCCGAGGCGCGGGCCGCGGTCGCCGAACTCCAGGCGATGGGGCGCCGGGTCGTCATGATCACCGGGGACGCCCGCCAGGTGGCCGACGCGGTCGGCGCCGACCTGGGCCTGGACGAGGTGTTCGCGGAAGTGCTGCCGGAGGACAAGGCCGCCAAGGTCGCCGAACTCCAGGCCCGGGGGCTGAGCGTCGCGATGGTGGGCGACGGCGTCAACGACGCGCCGGCACTGGCGAGCGCCGATGTGGGCATCGCGATCGGCGCCGGTACCGACGTCGCGATCGAGTCCGCCGGCCTGATCCTCGGGAGCTCAGACCCGCGCGCGGTGGTGAGCGCCATCAGGCTCTCCGCGGCCGCGTACCGCAAGAGCCTCCAGAACCTGTGGTGGGCGGCCGGGTACAACATCGTGGCGATCCCGATCGCCGCCGGCGCCCTCGAGTGGGCCGGCGTCTCGATGCCCCCCGCCGTCGCGGCGATCCTGATGAGCGTCTCGACGATCGTCGTCGCCCTGAACGCCCAGCTCCTTCGCCGCGTCGATCTGCGACCCGCGCCGATCGAAGACGCCCCCCCGGCGCGGCCGGAGCCCGTGCCGGCGACGTGA